A window of Saccharomyces paradoxus chromosome XI, complete sequence contains these coding sequences:
- the OMA1 gene encoding metalloendopeptidase (Metalloendopeptidase of the mitochondrial inner membrane~similar to YKR087C), whose protein sequence is MLRNITRFKGFAKGSIGGFLKPTLSRVQLTRCYNYGNGPSYRRFNNGDYSQKSSFKSLLLDKSSRKYLALLFGGCSLFYFTHLDKAPVSDRSRFIWVSRPLELTIGNYTYKSIWRQTQQAILPPQHPLSIKIENIFMKIVEAAYKDPSVDNSLLDGIKWEIHVVNDPTASPNAFVLPGGKVFIFSSILPICANDDGIATVLAHEFAHQLARHTAENLSKAPIYSLLGLVLYTVTGAHVINNILLDGFLRMPASRQMETEADYVGLMIMSRACFQPQESIKVWERMANFEKQINRGDVVNMEFLSTHPASTRRIENMTKWLPKANEIYERSDCSSMGNYYKSFFSM, encoded by the coding sequence ATGTTACGCAACATTACTCGGTTCAAAGGATTTGCGAAAGGGAGCATTGGAGGATTTTTGAAGCCTACTTTATCTCGTGTTCAGTTAACGCGATGTTACAACTATGGCAACGGTCCTTCATATCGTCGGTTTAACAATGGAGACTATTCCCAAAAGTCGTCATTCAAAAGCCTCCTTCTCGACAAgtcatcaagaaaatatttggcCTTATTATTTGGTGGATGTTCCCTGTTTTATTTTACACATTTGGATAAAGCACCAGTAAGCGATAGGTCCAGGTTCATCTGGGTATCGCGTCCATTAGAGTTGACTATCGGAAATTACACATATAAATCAATTTGGAGACAGACGCAACAGGCAATACTACCTCCACAACACCCCCTGTCCATCAAAATCGAGAATATTTTCATGAAAATCGTCGAAGCTGCTTACAAGGACCCTAGTGTAGACAACTCATTACTGGACGGAATCAAGTGGGAAATCCATGTAGTCAATGATCCAACTGCCTCACCAAATGCATTCGTTTTACCAGGAGGCAAAGTGTTCATATTTAGCTCCATTTTACCCATTTGTGCTAATGATGATGGTATTGCCACTGTTTTAGCGCACGAATTTGCTCATCAGCTGGCAAGACACACAGCTGAAAATCTGTCAAAGGCTCCAATATATTCTCTATTGGGCTTGGTATTATATACTGTTACCGGTGCCCACGTTATCaacaatattttattaGATGGATTTTTGCGAATGCCAGCATCAAGACAAATGGAAACCGAAGCCGACTACGTTGGTTTAATGATAATGTCAAGGGCATGTTTCCAGCCACAAGAATCTATAAAAGTGTGGGAAAGAATGGCAAACTTTGAGAAGCAAATAAATAGAGGGGATGTCGTAAATATGGAGTTTCTAAGTACACATCCTGCAAGCACTCGTAGAATAGAAAATATGACGAAATGGTTGCCAAAGGCTAATGAAATATATGAACGGTCTGATTGTAGCAGTATGGGCAACTATTATAAAAGTTTCTTCTCAATGTAG
- the PRP16 gene encoding DEAH-box RNA helicase PRP16 (DEAH-box RNA helicase involved in second catalytic step of splicing a~similar to YKR086W) → MGNLGCEERVKDIFSELTSKELTPGLLLTLQRLARKPNTNLKQFIAGCKALTKLRSNNTITFNELRELLKNSPEEDSTGPKKIAPSINKRKKFKIQLDLDDNEDELDSPIQKKPAPTKTLFKRIDKLKAKQLRQYSPIIKDPSPNNEQQRTENGHKEAREQEPSRNELVEEDREWYDNDDDYGNHVPESLSEIPEDVKTPPVIKNIDNDDALRNTVQLYPIPLKQRMEWIPPFLSKFALENKVPTSIIIGSISETSSQTAALAMVNPFRNPDSEFSVNAKRGSKLVALRRINMEHIQQSRDNTTVLNTAMGEVLGLENNNNAKGESSRKISDDEAVHTPSKNEIKRTKEQLPVFRCRSQLLSLIRENQVVVIIGETGSGKTTQLAQYLYEEGYANSKGKSIVVTQPRRVAAMSVAKRVAMEMQVPLGKEVGYSIRFEDVTDSEYTKLKFVTDGILLRETLLDDTLDKYSCVIIDEAHERSLNTDILLGFFKILLARRRDLKLIITSATMNAKKFSTFFGNAPQFTIPGRTFPVQTIYTSNPVQDYVEAAVSQAVKIHLANDCSSGDILIFMTGQEDIETTFDTLQEKFLQVYSKKYGTSNLEEIKDIEILPIYSALPADLQFKIFQDLHGTKRKIIIATNIAETSLTIKGIRYVIDCGYSKLKVYNPKIGLDSLIITPISKANADQRSGRAGRTGPGTAYRLYTEDTFKEDMYLQTIPEIQRTNLSNTLLLLKSLDVTDELSRFPFIDKPPLQTFLSSLYELWFIGAIDTKGQLTPLGLQMAKFPLQPSLSKILLIAVQNGCSDEMLTIVSMLSVPQVFYRPKERQREADIARNKFFIAKSDHLTLLNVFVQWRANNFSSHWCNKHFVQYKSLVRAKDIRDQLLTILKSQKIPVISSGKDWDIIKKCICSGFAHQAAKIKGLRNYVHLKTGVSVQLHPTSALHGLGDLPPYVVYHELLMTSKEYICCVTSVDPFWLMEYGGLLYEIKRVKNDEESGTTGLFGEHYEHAVDKVEDEIDINIKRYKNMRDNVVQKLKMADDSNKGENEQRFQKQNTLNSKENLIKPFKRRKPFF, encoded by the coding sequence ATGGGAAATCTAGGGTGTGAGGAAAGGGTAAAAGATATATTTAGTGAGCTTACATCAAAAGAACTAACACCTGGGTTGCTTTTGACACTGCAGAGACTGGCGCGAAAGCCGAACACTAACCTAAAACAATTTATTGCCGGGTGTAAAGCTTTGACGAAACTCCGCAGCAACAATACAATTACCTTCAATGAACTTCGAGAGCTTCTCAAAAATAGTCCCGAAGAGGACTCGACAGGcccaaagaaaattgcaCCTTCCATAAataagagaaagaaatttaagATCCAGTTGGACCTtgatgacaatgaagatgagCTGGATTCTCCCATTCAAAAGAAACCAGCGCCTACAAAGACGTTGTTCAAGAGGATAGATAAATTAAAAGCCAAACAGTTGAGGCAATATTCTCCTATCATAAAGGATCCTTCCCCAAATAATGAACAGCAGCGGACAGAAAATGGTCATAAAGAAGCAAGGGAACAGGAACCGTCTCGAAATGAACTAGTAGAAGAGGATAGGGAATGGTAcgataatgatgatgactaCGGGAATCATGTTCCTGAGTCTCTGTCTGAAATACCGGAGGATGTGAAAACACCACCTGTgattaaaaatattgataatgatgatgcTTTACGAAATACAGTTCAATTGTACCCCATCCCGCTGAAGCAGAGAATGGAATGGATCCCTCCCTTTTTGTCAAAGTTTGCCCTTGAAAACAAAGTACCCACTTCCATAATCATTGGATCCATCTCCGAGACGTCCAGCCAAACAGCCGCTTTAGCCATGGTAAACCCATTCAGAAATCCTGACAGTGAATTTTCTGTGAACGCTAAACGAGGTAGTAAGCTAGTTGCTTTGAGAAGGATAAACATGGAGCACATCCAGCAATCTCGAGATAACACTACTGTTTTGAATACTGCCATGGGAGAGGTGCTAGGCTTggaaaataacaataatgcaAAAGGTGAGAGCAGCCGAAAGATCAGCGATGATGAAGCTGTGCACACACCGTCGAAAAATGAGATTAAGCGTACTAAAGAGCAATTGCCTGTTTTCCGCTGCAGATCTCAGTTATTATCATTGATAAGAGAAAACCAAGTAGTGGTGATAATTGGTGAAACGGGCTCAGGTAAAACTACTCAACTTGCACAGTATTTGTATGAAGAAGGATATGCCAATAGCAAGGGGAAATCTATTGTTGTTACGCAGCCGAGAAGAGTAGCAGCCATGTCCGTCGCTAAAAGAGTTGCAATGGAAATGCAAGTTCCACTGGGTAAAGAAGTGGGCTATTCTATCAGATTCGAAGATGTGACGGATTCCGAATATACAAAACTTAAGTTTGTGACGGATGGTATTCTACTCAGAGAGACTTTATTAGATGATACACTTGACAAGTATAGTTGTGTCATTATTGATGAAGCCCATGAAAGGTCATTGAACACAGACATCTTACTAggttttttcaaaattttactGGCACGAAGAAGAGATCTAAAACTCATTATCACTTCTGCGACAATGAATgccaaaaaattctctactttttttggcaATGCTCCGCAATTCACGATTCCTGGAAGAACTTTCCCCGTGCAGACCATATATACTTCCAACCCTGTGCAAGACTACGTAGAAGCTGCTGTTTCTCAGGCTGTGAAAATTCATTTAGCAAATGATTGTTCGAGCGGTGATATTCTTATCTTCATGACAGGTcaagaagatattgaaacGACGTTTGACACTTTGCAAGAAAAGTTTTTGCAAgtatattcaaaaaagtaCGGTACATCAAACCTTGAGGAGATTaaagatattgaaattttgccAATTTACTCAGCATTACCTGCAGATTTacaattcaaaatttttcaggaCCTGCATGGCACTAAACGGAAAATTATAATTGCGACAAATATTGCTGAGACCTCATTGACCATCAAAGGGATCAGGTATGTTATTGATTGTGGGTATTCTAAATTAAAAGTTTACAATCCAAAGATTGGTCTAGACAGTTTGATAATAACACCCATATCAAAAGCCAACGCTGACCAAAGATCCGGAAGGGCGGGTAGGACTGGACCGGGCACTGCATATCGATTATACACAGAAGATACTTTTAAAGAGGATATGTACTTGCAAACAATACCTGAGATCCAAAGGACAAATTTGTCAAACACTCTTCTACTACTAAAATCTCTGGATGTTACTGATGAATTGAGTAGGTTCCCATTCATTGACAAACCACCCTTACAAACATTCCTATCTTCATTGTATGAGTTATGGTTCATAGGAGCTATAGACACCAAGGGACAATTGACTCCATTGGGATTACAGATGGCAAAATTTCCCTTACAGCCTtctctttccaaaattttattaattGCTGTACAAAACGGCTGCAGTGATGAAATGTTAACAATTGTGTCCATGCTTTCTGTTCCACAAGTCTTTTATAGACCCAAAGAAAGACAAAGAGAGGCAGATATTGCAAGAAATAAGTTTTTCATTGCAAAATCAGATCACTTAACGTTACTAAATGTTTTTGTACAGTGGAGGGCAAACAACTTCAGTTCGCATTGGTGTAACAAACATTTCGTCCAATACAAATCACTTGTTAGGGCGAAAGACATTCGAGATCAGCTGTTAACGATACTTAaatctcaaaaaattcctgTCATTTCTTCTGGTAAGGATTGGGAtatcattaaaaaatgtatttGTTCGGGCTTTGCTCATCAAGCAGCTAAAATAAAAGGGCTACGGAATTATGTTCACTTGAAAACTGGTGTAAGTGTTCAATTGCACCCTACGAGTGCATTACATGGGTTGGGTGATTTGCCCCCTTACGTCGTATATCATGAATTATTAATGACTAGCAAAGAATACATTTGTTGTGTTACTTCCGTAGATCCATTCTGGTTAATGGAATATGGTGGGTTACTCTACGAAATCAAGCGTGTTAAGAATGATGAGGAATCTGGAACCACAGGTCTCTTTGGTGAACACTATGAACATGCTGTTGACAAggttgaagatgaaatagaCATCAATATTAAAAGATACAAGAATATGAGAGATAACGTTGTACAGAAGCTTAAAATGGCGGACGATTCAAACAAAGGTGAAAATGAGCAGAGAtttcaaaagcaaaataCTTTAAacagcaaagaaaatttaattaaacctttcaaaagaaggaagccttttttttag